A DNA window from Anastrepha ludens isolate Willacy chromosome 6, idAnaLude1.1, whole genome shotgun sequence contains the following coding sequences:
- the LOC128867754 gene encoding GATA zinc finger domain-containing protein 14 produces MMDEQLIDEVAQHGVIFNRQKYYLNGSNGPGSGGGKYETKDEAWQTIAIKLRTDVETCKKRWKYLRERYVSQRKQGDPPVYEHLSRPYLEKMKFLDQHIQPRKSYRNVPNFLTSPHSVNSSNYSEFNMDSKSNGSIKNIGHFGNSQHHYHQPDHQHPMNALSSSAAATSATESGNGQVKIEADQMFRDFAAAVASQQLQQISQTQLHHHQAAAVAAAIADSSQNYNENYRDGNNISGNSVTQNGNSSGMGISSSSSSMKSPLSSPLAGVNGNHNGTNHHHSTSSAQQAIASSSSNQLTTHPYGDSNADELDSSTGSNYHSKKPRVQLNSNVGNMSHNNNHSQHQHSGSHNTSNATNTHFIDDTDDDSDDNSNGLLQPQAILNDNHNNHYDNTASTSSAAAAIQRNPSSSNSGQQQQQGMFPANADFLFQLYQQLPHQQQQNINTPQQQQHFNKFQAPQNPAPSRCSEHLLGELVTTELLKMSKERRKHVQKRILEILFFDD; encoded by the exons ATGATGGACGAGCAGTTAATTGATGAAGTCGCACAGCACGGAGTTATTTTCAATCGCCAAAAGTACTACCTCAATGGTAGTAATGGTCCTGGTAGTGGAGGGGGAAAGTATGAAACTAAAGATGAAGCTTGGCAAACGATTGCAATTAAATTACGTACAGATG TTGAAACTTGTAAGAAACGTTGGAAGTACTTACGGGAACGATACGTTTCGCAACGCAAGCAAGGCGATCCGCCGGTGTATGAGCATCTCTCGCGTCCCTACCTCGAAAAGATGAAATTTCTCGACCAGCACATACAGCCACGCAAGTCATACCGAAATGTGCCCAATTTTCTTACATCCCCACACTCGGTGAACAGTTCCAATTACAGTGAGTTCAATATGGATTCGAAGTCAAATGGCTCTATAAAGAATATAGGTCATTTTGGCAACTCTCAACATCATTACCACCAACCAGATCATCAGCACCCTATGAATGCATTGAGTTCCAGCGCAGCGGCCACTTCGGCAACAGAATCCGGAAACGGCCAGGTGAAAATAGAAGCCGATCAAATGTTTCGCGATTTTGCTGCTGCAGTAGCCTCACAACAACTCCAACAAATATCACAAACACAGCTGCATCATCATCAAGCAGCTGCAGTAGCAGCCGCTATAGCAGACTCTTCTCAAAACTATAATGAAAACTATCGTGATGGCAACAACATAAGTGGGAATAGTGTAACACAAAATGGCAACAGTAGCGGTATGGGTATATCGTCATCCTCGTCTTCAATGAAATCACCATTATCTTCGCCATTGGCTGGTGTGAATGGCAATCACAATGGGACAA ATCACCACCACTCGACAAGTAGTGCGCAGCAGGCAATCGCTTCATCATCCTCTAATCAACTTACTACTCATCCATATGGTGACTCCAATGCGGATGAACTGGATTCTTCGACCGGCAGTAATTATCATTCGAAAAAGCCACGTGTACAGCTGAATTCCAATGTTGGCAATATGTCGCATAATAACAATCATTCACAGCATCAACATTCCGGATCCCATAATACCTCCAATGCCACAAATACACACTTTATTGATGATACAGACGATGATTCCGATGATAATAGTAATGGCTTATTGCAACCGCAAGCAATACTCAATGATAATCACAATAATCACTATGATAATACGGCTTCTACTTCCTCCGCGGCGGCGGCAATACAACGCAATCCCAGTTCCTCCAACAGcggtcaacaacaacaacaaggcatGTTTCCCGCAAATGCCGACTTTCTATTTCAGCTTTATCAGCAATTGCCtcaccagcaacaacaaaatataaatacaccacagcagcagcagcatttcAACAAGTTTCAAGCACCACAGAATCCCGCACCGTCGCGTTGTTCCGAGCACCTGTTGGGTGAATTGGTAACAACAGAActattaaaaatgtcaaaagaaCGGCGCAAGCATGTTCAAAAACGTATTCTAGAAATACtattttttgatgattaa
- the LOC128867458 gene encoding uncharacterized protein LOC128867458, producing the protein MFSLSRKWTQLRSSINAISGASATNTRSNNNIGNSTHYQCTITPNDKQKQLIVKAEKRHTLAKRFQRSLSTLGNHSEPKAARIEASKDERNAFMAVFPDVLRELSEAAKRYTTPEAENWYTKALQYNLPHGKKNRGLLAVLTYKNLVKPDALSAENLKLAQYLGWCVEMVQCFFLINDDMMDNSTTRRGQLCWHKLEEVGFIAINDALMIESGVYEILRNNFRHLDCYVDLLELFHEITFITTCGQSMDLLNANKSVNSFTMDKYNLVVSNKTSHYTFYFPVALALHLAGVKDPEIFRQSKTILLEMGHLFQVQDDFLDCFSNPEISGKIGTDIQDNKCSWLAVTCMQRASPEQRAIMEECYGKNDSEKIARVKQLYKELDIARSFAIYEEEKYNMIKTQIQQTTCGIPQEAFLQLLNKIYRRDS; encoded by the exons atgttttctttgtcgCGAAAATGGACACAACTACGCTCCAGCATAAATGCAATCTCAGGAGCAAGTGCAACCAATACcagaagcaacaacaatattggTAATTCAACGCATTACCAATGTACAATAACTCCCAATGATAAGCAAaagcaattaattgttaaagcGGAGAAACGGCACACACTCGCGAAGAGATTCCAACG CTCTTTATCAACATTGGGGAACCATTCAGAGCCAAAAGCTGCACGCATAGAGGCCTCAAAAGATGAGAGAAATGCATTCATGGCCGTATTTCCAG ATGTTTTGCGCGAACTCAGCGAGGCAGCTAAAAGATACACAACTCCTGAGGCCGAAAACTGGTACACAAAG GCTCTGCAGTACAATTTGCCACACGGCAAAAAGAATCGTGGCCTACTTGCCGTTTTAACGTATAAAAATCTAGTCAAACCTGATGCGCTCAGtgcggaaaatttaaaattggccCAATACCTGGGTTGGTGTGTCGAAATG GTACAATGTTTCTTCCTCATTAACGACGACATGATGGACAACAGCACTACACGTCGTGGTCAACTGTGTTggcacaaattggaggaggttGGCTTTATAGCCATCAATGATGCGCTTATGATTGAGAGTGGAGTTTATGAAATACTACGCAATAATTTCCGCCACTTGGATTGCTATGTTGATCTGCTCGAATTGTTCCATGAAATAACATTCATCACAACTTGTGGGCAATCCATGGACTTACTGAATGCTAATAAGAGTGTCAACTCATTCACTATGGACAAATATAATTTGGTTGTCTCGAACAAGACTTCTCATTACACTTTCTATTTTCCGGTAGCATTGGCCTTACATTTAGCGGG cGTTAAAGATCCGGAAATTTTCCGTCAATCCAAAACCATTCTATTGGAGATGGGTCATTTATTCCAAGTACAAGATGACTTCCTTGATTGTTTTAGCAATCCCGAGATTAGTGGCAAAATAGGCACAGATATACAGGATAATAAGTGTTCCTGGTTGGCGGTGACGTGCATGCAGCGAGCTAGTCCGGAGCAGAGAGCAATTATGGAGGAGTGTTATGGGAAAAATG attCCGAGAAAATCGCGCGTGTTAAGCAGCTCTATAAAGAATTAGACATTGCCAGGAGCTTTGCCATATacgaagaagaaaaatacaatatgaTAAAAACACAGATCCAGCAAACCACGTGTGGCATACCACAGGAAGCGTTCTTACAAttacttaataaaatatatcGCAGGGACTCATAA